In Spirosoma aureum, a single genomic region encodes these proteins:
- a CDS encoding IS110 family transposase: protein MESCALFIGIDISKASLDWAVIVANKLLFHYQSSNDQKGIESFIKYLTLQYPQASFSNSLYCMEHTGIYNNHLLRFFQHKQANVWVEHPIHIKESLGMIRGKNDKVDAQRIALYAYKNRDEVRLWTPKREVIQQLDRLTATRSRLVKVRKMLQSSLTDSDGFIAKKDHNADKKSCQKTLNALTQDIKQVQVEITATIENDGIGRPPLFKRTAWICAIGQGYWPSHRHRTANHH, encoded by the coding sequence ATGGAATCCTGTGCGCTTTTCATCGGTATCGATATTTCCAAAGCCTCCCTGGACTGGGCCGTTATCGTCGCTAACAAATTGTTGTTTCATTATCAGTCTTCCAACGACCAGAAAGGTATTGAAAGCTTCATCAAGTACTTAACCCTTCAATACCCACAGGCTAGTTTTAGTAATAGTCTGTATTGTATGGAGCACACGGGCATTTATAACAATCATCTGCTACGTTTCTTCCAGCACAAACAGGCCAATGTTTGGGTAGAACATCCTATCCACATTAAAGAGAGCTTAGGCATGATTCGGGGTAAAAATGACAAAGTAGATGCCCAGCGTATCGCGTTATATGCCTACAAAAATCGCGATGAAGTTCGTCTGTGGACGCCTAAACGAGAGGTCATTCAACAACTGGATCGGTTGACGGCCACTCGTAGCCGGTTGGTCAAAGTGCGCAAAATGCTTCAGTCTTCGCTGACTGATTCGGATGGCTTTATCGCTAAAAAAGACCACAACGCCGACAAGAAATCGTGTCAGAAAACGCTAAATGCCCTTACTCAAGACATCAAACAGGTCCAGGTGGAGATTACGGCCACGATTGAGAATGACGGCATCGGCCGACCACCCTTATTTAAAAGAACTGCATGGATATGTGCAATCGGTCAAGGGTATTGGCCCAGCCATCGCCACCGAACTGCTAATCATCACTAA
- a CDS encoding IS110 family transposase, which yields MQSVKGIGPAIATELLIITNEFKAITDPKKLACHAGVVPFVYSSGQYRGKAKTSNKANKPLKALLHNGAMSAIQHSQELKAYYVRKTAEGKNEMLVINNICNKLIHRVYACVQRREKYKDFYSPLVV from the coding sequence GTGCAATCGGTCAAGGGTATTGGCCCAGCCATCGCCACCGAACTGCTAATCATCACTAATGAATTTAAAGCCATCACTGACCCGAAGAAGTTGGCTTGTCACGCTGGGGTGGTACCTTTTGTCTATTCGTCGGGGCAATATCGGGGCAAAGCTAAAACCAGTAATAAAGCCAACAAGCCTTTGAAAGCCCTGCTGCACAATGGAGCCATGTCGGCCATCCAGCATTCTCAGGAGCTAAAAGCGTATTACGTGCGTAAAACAGCTGAAGGCAAAAATGAGATGCTAGTGATTAATAACATCTGCAATAAGCTGATTCATCGCGTTTATGCTTGCGTACAGCGTAGAGAAAAATATAAAGATTTTTATTCCCCATTAGTTGTTTGA
- a CDS encoding chloride channel protein: MEGSIKGASVLEYAFILKALFTIITLSISRSGSVITPVLYIGATADSFFGHTVGAYPGTFATIGFVSLLADTTNTPIASSILAIKLFGAAVAPYASVSCVIAFLMFGHRSLYSSQILSISKSRAITIETGKEISDVRNTIKNADIWFID; this comes from the coding sequence ATGGAAGGAAGTATAAAAGGGGCATCCGTATTGGAGTACGCATTCATCCTGAAAGCGCTGTTCACCATTATTACGCTGAGTATTAGCCGGAGCGGTAGTGTCATTACCCCGGTATTATATATCGGCGCTACGGCGGATAGTTTCTTTGGCCATACAGTTGGGGCGTATCCGGGTACATTTGCCACCATTGGTTTTGTGAGTCTGCTGGCGGATACCACTAATACCCCTATTGCGTCGAGTATTCTGGCTATTAAGTTGTTTGGCGCAGCGGTAGCCCCTTATGCCTCGGTGTCCTGTGTCATTGCGTTTCTGATGTTCGGGCATCGAAGTCTTTATTCTTCCCAAATCCTGAGCATCAGTAAGTCACGGGCGATTACGATTGAGACAGGCAAAGAAATTAGTGACGTACGAAATACGATTAAGAACGCTGACATTTGGTTCATTGACTGA
- a CDS encoding IS110 family RNA-guided transposase yields MAFTSFIGIDVSKLTIDAAIYVSANEPVFHQQFENRPSGFGKLLAWVYQHCDKTQLLFCLEHTGIYALPLCCFFTRHKLSYSLQSALHVKRSMGIQRAKNDKADARMLARFAYLYRDEIKPSQLPSKTLLKIQHLLAYRQRLVKNKVALEVAAKELANFVDKEFSNSIIRDSQKHIAQLVASIQLVDKQLRTVIAEDQEVHRTYQLATSVTGIGLQTAAYLLVHTQCFKSFANWRQLAARRSDCFAGTAPFTYSSGSSVRGRSKLSKIGHMKLKALLSNGANAAIQSPNEFADYYNRKILEGKPKLVALNGVRNKLISRVFAAVQRGTPYIKNQVEYRQAVSC; encoded by the coding sequence ATGGCATTTACTTCCTTTATCGGCATCGACGTTTCCAAACTAACCATAGATGCGGCAATCTATGTATCGGCTAATGAACCCGTTTTTCATCAACAGTTTGAGAATCGGCCTTCAGGTTTTGGCAAACTGTTAGCATGGGTATATCAACATTGCGACAAGACCCAACTACTCTTCTGTTTAGAGCACACCGGTATATATGCCCTTCCTCTGTGTTGCTTTTTCACTCGGCATAAACTTAGCTACTCGCTTCAATCGGCCCTTCATGTGAAACGATCGATGGGGATTCAGCGAGCGAAAAATGACAAGGCTGATGCACGCATGTTGGCTCGATTCGCTTATTTATACCGCGATGAAATCAAGCCATCTCAACTACCCTCCAAGACACTGCTCAAAATCCAGCATCTGCTGGCTTACCGGCAGCGGTTAGTCAAAAATAAAGTGGCTTTGGAGGTAGCAGCCAAAGAATTAGCCAATTTCGTTGATAAGGAGTTCAGTAACAGCATCATCCGAGATAGCCAAAAACATATTGCTCAATTAGTGGCCAGTATACAGTTAGTAGATAAGCAACTGCGAACAGTGATTGCTGAAGACCAGGAGGTGCATCGGACTTATCAGCTAGCTACGTCAGTAACCGGTATCGGTTTGCAAACGGCGGCTTATTTATTGGTGCATACGCAGTGTTTCAAAAGCTTTGCCAACTGGCGCCAATTAGCCGCTCGGCGGTCCGATTGCTTTGCGGGTACCGCTCCTTTTACGTACTCGTCGGGTAGTAGTGTGCGCGGACGGAGCAAGCTGAGTAAGATTGGGCACATGAAATTGAAAGCGCTGCTGAGTAATGGAGCGAATGCGGCTATCCAATCGCCTAACGAGTTTGCGGACTACTATAACCGAAAGATCCTTGAGGGCAAACCTAAGTTAGTCGCTCTAAATGGAGTGCGCAATAAATTGATCAGTCGCGTATTCGCAGCCGTCCAACGAGGTACGCCTTACATCAAAAATCAGGTAGAGTATCGGCAAGCCGTTTCTTGTTAA
- a CDS encoding IS110 family RNA-guided transposase has translation MQFHYFIGIDVSKNTLDWAIYTPTGLVGQFQSDNSPKAVSKAVKQLVALPQFALATSICCLEHTGIYNAHVLEVFYQEGFRLWLEASIQIKQAGGLQRGKSDAIDAVRIAEYAYRFRDRLRIWQPTRSVLKQLTELSQLRHRLQSVINQLAVPLTEQKRFGDRALPHQLKGHCGDSLKALKKDLEQVEASLKSLIQNDAELKTLFSLLTSVPGVGTIVATEIIIATDEFKTITEPKKLACHAGVAPFEHRSGSSVRGRTRVNHHARKSLKTLLHLASMAAVKSKGELQLYYQRKVAQGKNRMLILNAVRNKLIHRVYAVVRRNEKYDKNYKPTLA, from the coding sequence ATGCAATTTCACTATTTCATTGGTATTGACGTATCAAAGAACACGCTTGATTGGGCTATTTACACACCTACCGGCTTAGTCGGTCAATTTCAATCTGACAATTCACCGAAGGCAGTTTCCAAGGCCGTCAAACAGTTAGTGGCTTTACCTCAGTTTGCTTTAGCCACCAGTATTTGCTGTCTGGAACATACGGGTATTTACAATGCCCATGTGTTAGAAGTATTTTATCAGGAAGGCTTTCGTTTGTGGTTGGAAGCATCCATTCAGATTAAACAAGCTGGTGGTTTACAACGGGGTAAGTCAGATGCCATTGATGCAGTTCGCATTGCTGAGTACGCGTATCGGTTCCGAGATCGTTTACGCATCTGGCAACCGACTCGTTCTGTTTTAAAGCAATTAACTGAGTTGAGCCAACTTCGTCATCGTTTGCAATCAGTTATTAATCAACTAGCGGTTCCCTTGACGGAGCAAAAACGTTTCGGTGATCGGGCGCTTCCGCACCAATTAAAAGGGCACTGTGGTGACTCGCTCAAGGCACTAAAAAAGGATCTTGAGCAAGTGGAAGCTAGCCTTAAAAGTCTGATACAGAATGACGCTGAGTTGAAAACTCTTTTTAGCCTTCTTACATCCGTGCCTGGAGTGGGCACTATCGTTGCTACTGAGATAATCATTGCCACTGACGAATTCAAGACAATTACTGAACCGAAGAAGCTAGCTTGCCATGCCGGTGTAGCTCCTTTTGAACATCGTTCGGGAAGTAGTGTTCGGGGACGTACTCGAGTCAATCACCACGCTCGTAAATCATTGAAAACTTTATTACATCTGGCCTCTATGGCGGCGGTTAAAAGTAAGGGTGAATTGCAACTTTATTATCAGCGGAAAGTAGCCCAAGGCAAAAATCGAATGCTAATTTTAAACGCTGTCCGCAATAAGCTCATTCATCGGGTCTATGCTGTAGTCCGCCGAAATGAAAAATATGATAAAAATTATAAGCCAACCCTTGCTTGA
- a CDS encoding ester cyclase, producing the protein MDSHQIKQLVANFIEAIWNQQQYEKLDLYLHPAYVDHSLPSMLSPNGSGLINWIQATSQSFLHQTFIDDQVTEASKTILKITMQMTHVGTWRDIEPTGAEVSTTGYRFYRVADGKIIEHWAAIDGTTLENQLKQQINQGCKLPE; encoded by the coding sequence ATGGACAGTCATCAAATCAAACAACTGGTCGCAAACTTTATCGAGGCCATCTGGAATCAACAGCAATACGAAAAACTGGATTTGTATCTGCATCCGGCTTACGTCGACCATTCACTCCCATCGATGCTATCCCCAAACGGTTCAGGTCTGATCAACTGGATTCAGGCAACCAGCCAGTCATTTCTGCATCAGACATTCATTGACGACCAGGTTACAGAAGCCAGTAAGACAATCCTGAAGATTACCATGCAAATGACGCATGTAGGAACCTGGCGGGATATTGAACCAACAGGTGCTGAGGTTAGCACGACTGGCTACCGGTTTTATCGAGTAGCGGATGGAAAAATTATTGAACATTGGGCTGCGATTGACGGTACAACCTTAGAAAATCAGCTTAAGCAGCAGATTAATCAGGGATGCAAGCTCCCCGAATAG
- a CDS encoding Crp/Fnr family transcriptional regulator — protein MRSQYIAMNQVMPLQEDAWLLLRNVLIEHQLPKGDLLLQPGQVCKHIFFLQTGLMRSFYLKDGEERNVAFTLENGFVTDLKSLRSAQPSELSIQALEPSTLFSMPKNDLLQLYEQSHQLESFGRRLLETLLEEQEDYAAWFTLYSAKERYNQLLKKQPALVQRVSLGHLASFLGIRRETLSRIRKLK, from the coding sequence ATGCGAAGTCAGTATATTGCCATGAATCAAGTAATGCCGCTACAGGAAGACGCCTGGCTCCTCCTTAGGAACGTACTGATTGAGCATCAACTACCGAAAGGTGATCTACTCCTGCAACCTGGTCAGGTATGCAAACATATCTTTTTTCTTCAGACAGGGCTGATGCGAAGTTTCTACCTCAAGGATGGCGAGGAACGAAATGTGGCCTTTACACTCGAAAATGGCTTTGTTACGGATCTAAAAAGCCTACGCTCAGCGCAACCTTCCGAACTTAGTATTCAGGCACTTGAACCCTCAACCCTGTTTAGCATGCCTAAAAACGACTTACTCCAGTTGTATGAGCAGTCACATCAACTAGAATCTTTTGGTCGACGGCTATTAGAAACCCTGCTGGAAGAGCAGGAAGACTATGCGGCCTGGTTTACACTTTATTCCGCCAAAGAAAGGTATAATCAACTGCTTAAAAAGCAACCGGCTTTAGTACAACGCGTTTCCCTGGGCCATTTAGCCTCTTTTTTGGGTATTCGACGGGAAACGTTGAGCCGAATTCGGAAACTGAAGTAG